The genomic window CTAGTCGAGTTGGGCAAATCTTTGGTTGGGTAGCAGTTCTTTCTGGTGTACTTCCCCTACTATTATTTGGCAGCTTCGGTAACTTCTGGAATTTGTTAGTTGGCTTCTTCTTGTTGCAAAATGCTGGTAATGCGGCTCAATTTGCCAGAGTGCAAGAAAAACTCACAGGTTTGACCGCTGAAGATGCTGTAACTCTCGATAGTCCAATTGTATCTGCAAATCTTAGCCTAAGAGAGTTTGCCGATGAGCGAGTCATAAGTGGGCAAAACTGGCATCGATTCTTAGTGACTGATGATCATGGACAATTAGTAGGTGCGATCGCTGTTGATAATTTACGAACCATCCCAACAGCACTGTGGTCAGAAACTCAAGTCAAAGAAGTCATGCGACCAATTACCGAATCTACCACAGTCCAATCCGATCAACCTCTGCTGGAAGTAATGCAGTTACTCGAACAACAAAAGCTATCTGTGCTTCCCGTAATTCGTGAGAATGGCGTTCTAGTTGGAATCTTAGAAAAAGCTGCAATTATCCAACTACTTCAAAGCCGAACTCAACCTAGCCCTGCATAGTTCAACAAAATAATTACTGATTCGTAATTCGTAATTAAAGCTTTGACTTCGCTGAGGTTAAAGGGAAAGCTGACTTTTCACGGTATCTGGAAAACCTCACTTCTATTTCTCTCTCCTAAAAGGAGGAGCCACTGCGGTGGACGGGAACACCTGCATAAAGCATGTGGCGTCAGAGACTTTGAATTTTCCCCCTTCCCGTGTCGGGAAGGGGGTTATACCAAGCTGATACTGACTAGTGAAGCTACAGATGTATACTGACTTTGGTACTGAACCATGCTTGCCATTAGAGCCAGAATCAACTTTGCACTTGATTTTTAGCCTACAATGTACAGTACAAATAAAGCAAAGCTAAATGCCAATTACAACACCAACACGTAGGGCAATCCGCTTATACTTTTTTGCATCATAGGGCATACCTGTGTGCATGACTTGGGAATTATCCCAAAATAAAATATCTCCAGGTTGCCAAATATGGGTATAAACTGGCGTACAGGAAAGAATTGCCTGAAACAAATCCTTCCAATATTGTTTAGCTGATTCCGGCTTATCTTCTAACCCCTGAAGAATCGAAGTATCTGAACCTAAATATAATCCTTTTCGCCCAGTTACTTTGTGAGTGGAGACAATGGGATGTAATTTTCTGGGAATCTCCTCTCCTGGTTGTGGGGAGATAGGTGACAGGTGATACATCCAGAGTTGTTCTAATTGCTGCCGATGTTGGCGATCTAGATTGTGATAAGCTTCCACCATGTCGAGATATTCAGTGGTGTGAGGCTGTCTATCCATTCCTTTCGCAGGGATTTCCACGCCATAAAGCATCACTACATAAAGGCTATTCATATCCAATCCCTCCGTTTTTGGGAGGTGGTCTTTGTCGTGATGCCATTGCCAAGCCATTTTGCCCACAATATCCTGAGAAAGCCCCTTGGGATTCCCTAAAATGGCAACTCCAGGACTTTGTAAGTCTGGATCAATTTCAGGGTCTAGGGATTTGGGGCGACGACCAAGAGTTGTGTCACCGAAGGTCTGAATGGCAAAGTCTTTCAACTGGGATGCCGTCAGTTTTTGCTTTCTGACAACAATAACCCCGTGTTCCCAAAGAGATTGCTTCAATTCCTCAACTTGTTGGTCTGTTATAGATGCAAGATTACAATCTCGTAGAACTTCCTTGCCCAGTCTTGAATGCTGCTGTACGGTCAACAATTTATTCATCCTAAGTAAATACCGTTATATAATACTATTCACCTCAATTTTCGTGCTTTACGCAAAAAACGAATCATCTTGAATTTGCCATGCCTTCTTCACCATCTCTGCGGTGATAGCACGTTGCCAAGTTAATTCTTTTGTAGTCTCATCCCAATGCCAGCGTAATAAATTAGCGGGTTGACTCTTAGCAATTCCTAGTAAACCAATCGCTTGTCTAGGTGCATTAGTAGCTAAAGCGATCGCACTTTCTACGTCACAAATTCCCCACTTCATCAAATTCTGCACTCCCACCAATAAGGGTAAAGTCGTCCCCGACAAAGTGCCATCCGCCAGTTGTGCCGTACCGTTTTTAACTTCAATTTGCCGACTATCCCAAGGATACACACCATCGGGTAGCCCCAAAGGTGCAAGGGCATCGCTGACAAGAAATAGCCCTTTTTCTTCATAGCTAGCGCGAAGTAAAATTTGCAGCATCGTGGGTGAAACGTGTTTACCATCAGCAATAAAACTACACATTACATCAGGATGGGTAATTGCTGCCCCTAATAATCCTGGTTCGCGGTGATGTAATGGTGGCATGGTGTTGAAAGCATGGGTTACCATCGTTGCACCTTGTTCAAAGGCACGTTGCGCTTGGGCAGCTGTTGCTTGAGAATGCCCTAAACTGACAGTAATTCCTAGAGAACGCAAATATGGAATGACTTCACCAGTGGGATCTAACTCCGGCGCTAAGGTGATCACTTTCACAAGATGGGCATAATCAGCCAAAACCCGCTTCACCTCGTCAATTGTTAGAGGTAACAAGTACTCTGCTGGGTGTGCGCCACGCTTTTGGAAATTCAAAAATGGACCTTCTAGATGTACTCCCAGAATCTTGGCACCTGCTTGTTGACTAGGGAGAACCTCAGCAATAATAGCAAGCGATCGCTGAATGTTTTCTACCGAAGTAGTCACAAGTGTCGGTAAAAATCCATCTACCCCGACATCCCACAAAAATTGTGAGATTTTCACCAACAAGTGAGCATTTTCAACTGTCAATTCGGGAAATGCCAAACCCAACGCACCGTTTATTTGCAAATCAACGCCGCCTAGAGAAATCCAGTCGCCTGCTACATCTAGTAGGGGCGCACCGCTGTGTACTCCTACTGTACCCATTGGCAAGATTTGCTCAATTATGCCCTCTTGATTAACCAAGAGCATCTGCAAATCTTTGTACCCTGGTACTCTAGCATTGATAATGTCTACGGCACTTTGTGTTGCTTGGATCATCACACTGGTGAGAAGAGAGCTAAATCTCATCCGATTTTAGATGAAACAATCGGCGATTAATCCAAAATCCAAAATCCAAAATCCAAAATTCTATGACTCCCTTAGTCGGTATTATCATGGGCAGCGATTCTGATTTGCCCACTATGAAAGACGCGATCGCAGTTTGTGAAGAATTTGGCGTTGAGAGCGAAGTGGCGATCGTTTCTGCTCATCGTACCCCAGAACGGATGGTGCAATATGCTCAACTTGCACACCAACGCGGTATTAAAGTGATTATTGCTGGTGCCGGTGGTGCGGCCCATCTGCCTGGAATGGTAGCGTCTTTAACTCCACTTCCTGTGATCGGTGTTCCTGTACCCACACGTAACTTACAAGGTGTTGATTCTTTGTATTCTATTTTACAGATGCCTGCGGGGATTCCTGTGGCAACAGTAGCGATCGGTAATGCCAAAAATGCCGGACTTTTAGCAGTACAAATCCTCGCAACTGGGCAACCAGAATTGCTAGAAAGAGTGCAGCAATATCGCCAAACCCTATCTGAATCAGTAATTGCAAAGCAAGAAAAACTAGAACAACTAGGCTATGAGCAATATTTACAGCAGATGTTTTAATAAATGTTAACAGCAGAGGAGGGAGCAGCAAGTTTTTCCCCTCGCCCATCCATCCTCTCTACCCCATGACAAATGACAAATGACTAACCAAACTATTCGCGTAGTTGCCCGTTTTATTGCTTTGCCTAACAAAGTAGAAGAACTAAAAGCTGTACTGTTGGAACTCATTGAGCCAACCCGTCAGGAAGCAGGTGCGATCAAGTATGAACTTTTGCAAAACCAGTCCGACCCAACAGACTTTACTTTTATAGAGGAGTGGACTTCTGATCAAGCCCTGAATACTCATCTAGATTCACCCCATCTCCAAGCGGGAGTAGCCAAACTCAAAGGTTTAGTGACTGCTGCACCAGATGTCCGCCAATACCATCTTTTGGCATAGTCATATATTGCTAACTTGAAGCAGATTTTTTATTGTAGGGGAGCATTTGGAATATCTCATTACAGCTATTTTCAGGTAAATAGACCACGCGGTAGGGGCGCAAGGACTTGCGCCCCTACGACAGATGTGGTTCAAATACTTGAATTCTGCTGTAAATTCCAAGATTGAAGCGATCGCTCCAGAATCAATGCAGCATTCTGAAGTATCTTGATCCTGAGGCCTTAGTGAAAAATTGAGAGCTACAACATCCATGTGCCAATTGCTCGGAATGAACTGCAATGTTCCAACGGATATTTGCTTTTCTTTTGAAGGGTTTTCTGCACGGGGAGGAAAAACGGATGATCATCGCGATGGTTGGGGCATTGCTTTCTTTGAAGGAAAGGGATGTCGGATGTTTTTAGATGCCCAACCTTCTGTTGTTTCTCCAATAGCGGAGTTAGTGCGGAGTTATCCCATCCACTCAACCCATGTCATAGCCCATATCCGCAAAGCCACTCAGGGTGAAGTTGCCCTACACAACTGCCATCCTTTCCGCAGAGAATTGTGGGGTCAGTATTGGGTGTTTGCCCACAACGGTAATTTGCCAGATTTTGATCCGGAAAATTTAGGCTTTTATCAAGCTGTAGGTGACACTGATAGTGAAAAAGCATTCTGTATGATGCTAGAAACATTGCGATCGCGCTTTCCTGAGGGTAAGCCTGACATCAACGAACTGTACCCTGTGCTGAAAGAAACTAGTGCTCAAATAGCAAAACTAGGTATATTTAATTACTTGTTATCAGATGGACAACACTTATTTGCTTATTGCTCAACCAAACTCAGTTACATTATCCGCCAAGCACCCTTTGCAGCTGCCCATTTAATTGATCAAGACATGACTGTAGATTTTCGGGAGGTGACTACTGAACGCGATCGCGTTGCTGTAATTGCTACCACACCCCTGACTGACAATGAAGTTTGGACACAAATCCAACCGGGAGAATTACTAGTTTTTCAGGACGGGCTGCCCCTGAAATATGCGTTCAGTTCCGAACAAGTCTAGGTTATGTAAAGTGACAATCTTACTCAATAAATGCTTTGGTAGCCAAGGCTAAAATATCTGATATTTTTGACGAATTTCACAATTAACCAGATATTTTATCCCATTTAGAAATCATCTAAATGGGTTTTCTTTTTCATTCTTTCTATGATAACTTCTCTTGTCCAATGCTATGGCGATGCTTGACTAAGAACACCAATCCCTGTGGTCACGTTGGTACACAATCAGGGCGGCCGCATCATGTCAACAATACGAGTCTATTCTCAATAGACTCAAAAATAATCTCATTAATCCCTGCTTATTGACGAAGATTTTAGCGATCGCTTTGAGCCTTGGAAAATAAATCAAGCCAGAAATTGCAAAATTTTTCCTCTATCTTGGAAAAGTAACTTTGTTGACACTCCCCGCCATAAATGGACGGGGATTCTGTAATCTACGTCAGAACTTGCTCTACCAGGGTTGCCCCAAGTAGCGTAGAGATTCCAACTCCTACAGCGTTACTTTGGGGATGCCCTCCCCTA from Nostoc sp. UHCC 0926 includes these protein-coding regions:
- the purE gene encoding 5-(carboxyamino)imidazole ribonucleotide mutase, which encodes MTPLVGIIMGSDSDLPTMKDAIAVCEEFGVESEVAIVSAHRTPERMVQYAQLAHQRGIKVIIAGAGGAAHLPGMVASLTPLPVIGVPVPTRNLQGVDSLYSILQMPAGIPVATVAIGNAKNAGLLAVQILATGQPELLERVQQYRQTLSESVIAKQEKLEQLGYEQYLQQMF
- the nagA gene encoding N-acetylglucosamine-6-phosphate deacetylase, translating into MIQATQSAVDIINARVPGYKDLQMLLVNQEGIIEQILPMGTVGVHSGAPLLDVAGDWISLGGVDLQINGALGLAFPELTVENAHLLVKISQFLWDVGVDGFLPTLVTTSVENIQRSLAIIAEVLPSQQAGAKILGVHLEGPFLNFQKRGAHPAEYLLPLTIDEVKRVLADYAHLVKVITLAPELDPTGEVIPYLRSLGITVSLGHSQATAAQAQRAFEQGATMVTHAFNTMPPLHHREPGLLGAAITHPDVMCSFIADGKHVSPTMLQILLRASYEEKGLFLVSDALAPLGLPDGVYPWDSRQIEVKNGTAQLADGTLSGTTLPLLVGVQNLMKWGICDVESAIALATNAPRQAIGLLGIAKSQPANLLRWHWDETTKELTWQRAITAEMVKKAWQIQDDSFFA
- a CDS encoding putative quinol monooxygenase; this encodes MTNQTIRVVARFIALPNKVEELKAVLLELIEPTRQEAGAIKYELLQNQSDPTDFTFIEEWTSDQALNTHLDSPHLQAGVAKLKGLVTAAPDVRQYHLLA
- a CDS encoding class II glutamine amidotransferase; the protein is MCQLLGMNCNVPTDICFSFEGFSARGGKTDDHRDGWGIAFFEGKGCRMFLDAQPSVVSPIAELVRSYPIHSTHVIAHIRKATQGEVALHNCHPFRRELWGQYWVFAHNGNLPDFDPENLGFYQAVGDTDSEKAFCMMLETLRSRFPEGKPDINELYPVLKETSAQIAKLGIFNYLLSDGQHLFAYCSTKLSYIIRQAPFAAAHLIDQDMTVDFREVTTERDRVAVIATTPLTDNEVWTQIQPGELLVFQDGLPLKYAFSSEQV
- a CDS encoding site-2 protease family protein, coding for MNGTIRVGNLFGIPFYIHPSWFLVLGLVTWSYSSGLAAQFPQLSAGLALLLGLMTALMLFASVVAHELGHSFVAIGQGIDVKSITLFIFGGLASLEKESKTPGEAFWVAIAGPLVSLLLCGIVTAIGVTTAASGPLAAILGVLASVNLALALFNLIPGLPLDGGNILKAIVWKITGNPYKGVTFASRVGQIFGWVAVLSGVLPLLLFGSFGNFWNLLVGFFLLQNAGNAAQFARVQEKLTGLTAEDAVTLDSPIVSANLSLREFADERVISGQNWHRFLVTDDHGQLVGAIAVDNLRTIPTALWSETQVKEVMRPITESTTVQSDQPLLEVMQLLEQQKLSVLPVIRENGVLVGILEKAAIIQLLQSRTQPSPA
- a CDS encoding TauD/TfdA dioxygenase family protein is translated as MNKLLTVQQHSRLGKEVLRDCNLASITDQQVEELKQSLWEHGVIVVRKQKLTASQLKDFAIQTFGDTTLGRRPKSLDPEIDPDLQSPGVAILGNPKGLSQDIVGKMAWQWHHDKDHLPKTEGLDMNSLYVVMLYGVEIPAKGMDRQPHTTEYLDMVEAYHNLDRQHRQQLEQLWMYHLSPISPQPGEEIPRKLHPIVSTHKVTGRKGLYLGSDTSILQGLEDKPESAKQYWKDLFQAILSCTPVYTHIWQPGDILFWDNSQVMHTGMPYDAKKYKRIALRVGVVIGI